Proteins from a genomic interval of Beijerinckia indica subsp. indica ATCC 9039:
- a CDS encoding DUF167 domain-containing protein: MLIDQAMADVEIAIRVTPKASANRIVVETAPDGSERLRIYVTTVPENGKANRDVLRLLAKHLDIPPSSLEIIRGSTGRDKIVRFSRD; encoded by the coding sequence ATGCTTATCGATCAAGCCATGGCCGATGTCGAAATAGCGATCCGGGTCACACCCAAGGCCTCCGCCAATCGCATTGTGGTGGAAACCGCGCCCGACGGGAGCGAGCGTCTGCGCATCTATGTCACGACGGTACCCGAGAATGGCAAAGCCAATCGCGATGTCTTGCGTCTTCTCGCAAAACATCTCGATATCCCGCCGTCCAGTCTGGAAATTATTCGCGGATCCACAGGACGGGATAAAATCGTGCGATTTTCGCGCGATTAA
- a CDS encoding dihydroneopterin aldolase, with product MTAMQASVISLEEIERAFAAGADLCLIEDWRIVEPGLLGPLAKRFGPDRLGLMLSPGEGDAPDMLARACQAVQSGIGRLFVPWKENRWCAGLASHVPDARIFAVFLSEHGWRPDDLAGLVAENFAGAMLDSAEPNRAHLLKHDGIVALHEFVQACQAAGLSAGFAGALETPDIARLLVLEPSFLSFRGALRREHRRQGVLDPEALALVRALIPRKNFPREPSISGEDEMIAETGKVDWRLAGRKMSEDEDVQGGETDHVFVHDLILPMSVGAYAVEQKAAQRVRINVDLAVQRITHHADTIRDVFSYDLIIDAVRLLLARGHVSVIETLAEELAAALLQHQRVFRARVRVEKLDVIEMASVGIEIIRKRPVGTRASRPLLTLSETAMSETTSGKGGG from the coding sequence GCCGATCTCTGCCTTATCGAGGATTGGCGTATCGTCGAGCCCGGCTTGCTTGGCCCCCTCGCCAAGCGCTTTGGGCCCGATCGTTTGGGTCTGATGCTGAGCCCTGGTGAAGGGGACGCGCCCGACATGCTGGCGCGCGCATGCCAAGCGGTGCAAAGCGGTATCGGTCGATTGTTTGTCCCGTGGAAAGAAAATCGCTGGTGTGCTGGTCTCGCGTCACACGTGCCGGACGCGCGGATTTTTGCGGTGTTCCTGAGTGAGCACGGCTGGCGGCCCGATGATCTCGCCGGACTTGTTGCTGAAAATTTTGCAGGCGCCATGCTCGATTCCGCGGAGCCTAACCGCGCGCATCTCCTCAAACATGATGGCATCGTGGCCTTGCATGAATTCGTGCAAGCCTGCCAGGCCGCTGGCCTTTCGGCAGGTTTTGCTGGAGCGCTTGAAACTCCGGATATTGCCCGGCTTTTAGTCCTTGAGCCCAGCTTTCTGTCGTTCCGGGGCGCTTTGCGTCGCGAGCATCGACGCCAGGGTGTCCTCGATCCCGAAGCGCTGGCCTTGGTGCGAGCCTTGATTCCACGAAAAAACTTTCCACGCGAACCATCAATCTCGGGCGAGGATGAGATGATTGCCGAAACGGGCAAAGTGGATTGGCGTCTCGCCGGGCGCAAAATGTCCGAGGACGAGGATGTGCAGGGCGGCGAGACTGATCACGTCTTCGTCCATGATCTCATCCTGCCTATGTCGGTCGGCGCTTACGCGGTGGAACAGAAGGCCGCGCAAAGGGTTCGCATCAATGTCGATCTCGCCGTGCAACGCATCACGCATCATGCTGATACGATACGCGATGTCTTTTCCTATGATCTCATCATTGATGCAGTCCGGCTCCTTTTGGCGCGCGGCCATGTGAGCGTGATCGAGACCCTCGCGGAAGAGCTTGCCGCAGCCCTTTTGCAGCACCAAAGAGTTTTCCGCGCCCGCGTTCGGGTCGAAAAACTCGATGTGATCGAGATGGCCTCTGTGGGGATTGAAATCATCCGCAAGCGACCGGTGGGAACACGCGCCAGCCGCCCCTTGCTCACCTTGAGCGAGACGGCGATGAGCGAGACGACAAGTGGCAAGGGCGGTGGCTGA
- a CDS encoding 50S ribosomal protein L25/general stress protein Ctc has translation MAERKTLAATVRGGTGKGAARSIRREGRIPGVIYGGGDAPEPITLDYRELNKLIYAGHFLTTIFDIEVEGAKQRVVPRDYQLDPVKGQPLHVDFLRLKPGATLKVSVPIHFINADICPGLKKGGTLNIVRHAIELKVPADAMPDVLTADLHALEIAESMHVSAITLPEGCSLVATDRDFTIATIVPPVVIAEEAPAAAAGKGKGGKGKAAAPAAAAAPKKK, from the coding sequence TAAAACTCTCGCGGCCACGGTTCGCGGTGGGACAGGCAAGGGGGCCGCCCGCAGCATTCGCCGTGAAGGCCGCATTCCGGGTGTGATCTATGGCGGTGGTGATGCGCCCGAGCCCATCACGCTGGATTATCGTGAATTAAACAAATTGATCTATGCTGGGCACTTTCTCACGACGATTTTCGATATCGAGGTCGAAGGAGCCAAGCAGAGGGTCGTTCCGCGCGATTATCAGCTCGATCCGGTCAAGGGCCAGCCGCTGCATGTCGATTTCCTGCGCCTGAAGCCTGGAGCGACCCTGAAAGTATCGGTGCCGATCCATTTCATCAACGCCGATATCTGCCCCGGCCTCAAAAAGGGCGGCACCTTGAATATCGTGCGCCATGCGATCGAATTGAAGGTCCCGGCCGATGCCATGCCGGATGTGCTGACCGCCGATCTGCATGCGCTGGAAATCGCCGAATCGATGCATGTCTCCGCGATTACGCTTCCCGAAGGCTGCTCGCTCGTCGCCACTGACCGTGATTTCACGATCGCGACCATTGTTCCGCCGGTCGTGATCGCCGAAGAGGCGCCCGCCGCGGCAGCCGGTAAGGGCAAGGGTGGCAAAGGCAAGGCGGCCGCTCCAGCCGCAGCAGCAGCTCCCAAGAAGAAATAA
- a CDS encoding 4a-hydroxytetrahydrobiopterin dehydratase, whose translation MTELVRDHIYQPAEIEEKLKDLPFWFFAEGAIRRRYKTSGWKATLMVVNTVGHLCEAAWHHPEIKMTYAGIEIALSTHSPRGITEKDFALARKIEEVIFWQPGREGGVLEGTPRDAAFAYIDYDD comes from the coding sequence ATGACCGAGCTGGTCCGTGACCATATTTATCAACCCGCCGAGATCGAAGAGAAGCTCAAGGATCTGCCCTTCTGGTTCTTTGCAGAGGGAGCAATCCGCCGCCGCTACAAAACCAGCGGCTGGAAGGCGACCTTAATGGTGGTCAATACGGTCGGCCATCTTTGCGAGGCCGCCTGGCACCATCCTGAAATCAAGATGACTTATGCGGGAATAGAGATCGCGCTTTCGACCCATTCGCCCAGGGGCATAACCGAAAAGGATTTCGCTCTCGCTCGCAAGATCGAGGAGGTGATTTTCTGGCAGCCCGGTCGTGAAGGGGGTGTGCTCGAGGGGACACCGCGTGATGCGGCTTTTGCCTATATCGATTATGACGATTAA
- a CDS encoding phosphomannomutase/phosphoglucomutase, whose product MFPKPVPFLQTNTYAYESSPMVKPTGFREYDARWLFEKEINLMGVQALGLGLGTLLAEMGVKPEVVTGHDFRSYSASIKLAMVTGLMAAGVRVHDIGLALSPMAYFAQFDLDVPAVAMVTASHNDNGWTGVKMGAQRPVTFGPDEMGRLKEIVLSGSYRYADGGSYRFVEDFPSHYINDLTNRAPIKRKLKVVVACGNGTAGAFAPKIIEKLGCEVVPLDTDLDFNFPHYNPNPEDLHMLHAMADKVRESGADLGLGFDGDGDRCGVVDNHGEEIFADKIGVMLARDLSKLHPGATFVVDVKSTGLFATDPDLLKQNVKADYWKTGHSYIKRRVTDLKALAGFEKSGHFFFNAPVGRGYDDGLVTAIHILDMLDRNPDKSMAELYEALPKTWGSPTMSPHCDDEKKYGVVDKVVERFKAMQAKGETLTGQKIRDLVTVNGVRVTTEDGTWGLVRASSNKPELVVVVESPASEARMREMFAAVDGVLRENPEVGAYNQTI is encoded by the coding sequence ATGTTCCCGAAGCCCGTGCCTTTCCTGCAGACCAACACTTACGCCTATGAATCTTCCCCCATGGTCAAGCCCACCGGCTTTCGCGAATATGACGCGCGTTGGCTCTTCGAGAAGGAGATCAACCTCATGGGTGTCCAGGCCCTGGGGCTTGGCCTTGGAACCTTGCTGGCCGAAATGGGCGTCAAACCGGAAGTCGTCACGGGTCATGATTTCCGCTCCTATTCCGCTTCGATCAAGCTCGCCATGGTGACCGGGCTGATGGCGGCCGGTGTGCGCGTGCATGATATCGGCCTCGCTCTTTCGCCCATGGCCTATTTCGCGCAATTCGATCTCGACGTTCCGGCCGTCGCCATGGTGACGGCCTCCCATAATGATAATGGTTGGACCGGCGTGAAAATGGGCGCGCAGCGGCCGGTCACCTTCGGTCCCGATGAAATGGGCCGACTCAAGGAGATCGTGCTTTCAGGCAGCTACCGCTATGCCGATGGCGGCTCCTATCGTTTTGTCGAGGATTTCCCTTCCCATTATATCAATGATCTGACTAATCGTGCGCCGATCAAGCGCAAGCTCAAGGTCGTCGTCGCTTGCGGCAATGGCACTGCCGGCGCCTTCGCGCCTAAAATCATCGAAAAGCTCGGCTGCGAAGTCGTTCCCCTCGATACCGATCTCGATTTCAATTTCCCGCATTACAATCCCAATCCCGAAGACCTGCACATGCTGCACGCCATGGCGGACAAGGTGCGTGAGAGCGGCGCCGATCTCGGCCTCGGCTTTGACGGCGACGGCGACCGTTGCGGCGTCGTCGATAATCACGGCGAGGAAATTTTTGCCGACAAGATCGGTGTCATGCTCGCCCGCGATCTCTCGAAATTGCATCCCGGCGCGACCTTCGTCGTCGATGTCAAATCGACGGGCCTGTTCGCCACCGATCCGGATTTGCTGAAACAAAACGTCAAAGCCGATTATTGGAAGACTGGCCATTCCTATATCAAGCGCCGAGTGACTGATCTGAAGGCGCTCGCCGGCTTCGAGAAATCTGGCCATTTCTTCTTCAACGCGCCGGTTGGACGCGGTTATGACGATGGACTCGTCACGGCGATCCATATTCTCGACATGCTCGACCGCAATCCTGATAAGTCCATGGCCGAGCTCTATGAGGCCCTGCCGAAAACCTGGGGTTCGCCAACCATGTCGCCCCATTGCGACGACGAAAAGAAATATGGCGTCGTGGACAAGGTCGTCGAACGGTTCAAGGCCATGCAGGCTAAAGGTGAAACGCTGACGGGCCAGAAAATCCGCGATCTCGTGACGGTCAATGGCGTCCGCGTTACGACAGAGGATGGAACCTGGGGCCTAGTCCGCGCTTCATCCAACAAGCCGGAATTGGTGGTCGTTGTCGAAAGCCCCGCCTCGGAAGCCAGAATGCGGGAAATGTTCGCCGCCGTGGACGGTGTTTTGCGGGAAAACCCCGAAGTTGGCGCCTATAACCAAACCATCTGA
- the pth gene encoding aminoacyl-tRNA hydrolase, whose translation MLLFVGLGNPGKAYSANRHNIGFMAIDAIAREYGAPAFRARFQGLTSEITLSGEKIVLLKPETYMNESGRSVSDAVHFYKIDASRVIVFHDELDLAPGKVRVKKGGGNAGHNGLKSITQHITNDYRRVRIGIGHPGIKDMVRHYVLGDFSKTESAWVETLCLSIAVNAPLLAKGEDENFQNKIFHAMETAGLAKDGLF comes from the coding sequence ATGCTTCTTTTCGTCGGCCTTGGCAATCCCGGCAAGGCCTATAGCGCCAACCGGCACAATATCGGCTTCATGGCCATTGATGCCATAGCTCGGGAATATGGAGCGCCGGCTTTTCGTGCGCGTTTCCAAGGTCTCACCAGCGAAATCACTCTCTCTGGCGAAAAAATCGTCTTGCTGAAGCCAGAGACCTATATGAACGAATCCGGACGCTCGGTCAGCGACGCTGTGCATTTCTATAAGATCGACGCGAGCAGGGTCATCGTCTTTCACGATGAGCTCGATCTCGCGCCCGGCAAGGTCCGAGTCAAAAAAGGCGGCGGGAATGCTGGCCATAATGGGCTGAAATCCATCACGCAGCATATCACCAATGATTACCGGCGCGTGCGCATCGGCATTGGACATCCGGGCATCAAGGACATGGTTCGCCATTATGTCCTTGGCGATTTCTCCAAAACTGAATCGGCCTGGGTCGAAACCCTTTGCCTTTCAATCGCGGTGAATGCCCCATTGCTTGCCAAGGGCGAGGATGAAAATTTTCAGAATAAAATTTTCCATGCGATGGAAACTGCGGGCCTCGCCAAGGATGGCTTGTTCTGA